In one window of Drosophila mauritiana strain mau12 chromosome X, ASM438214v1, whole genome shotgun sequence DNA:
- the LOC117148278 gene encoding flocculation protein FLO11, with protein MTTTTSPRETTQTTFTVRKMTGRRMSKLSTVLLFCAALLLTKSCGILALSGDGLPQSQDVGQAELWSDATTTIISPSEESSGSGGWELTTEADPTIPSEETTAGNEETTVSEEETSTDASGDVETTTAAPETSPADQESSSTPEETTSAPEETTSAPEESSSAPEETTSAPEETTSAPEESSSAPEASSSAPETTAAPEETSSAPDQTSSAPEESSAAPEETSSAPEQTSSAPEETSSAPAEPESSSSSSSASPSTPAGTTIAPTPPTFKCQTAGLFPHISGDCSRYHNCLLNPVLRQLQDIELTCPELTVFSPSLGRCVRDLAECQAESFPCLSVGRFAGLDETYYYSCVASLQGGFHKFIVRCSSGQRFEPLIGGCWRYDWTQIVPGQEATEISDLAAIKRELKLYKAEAKLRLKAQKEQEKLAKKQQKLEEKAAKKAAKEQAKQQAKAEKDKAKAEAKGESIESAESAE; from the exons ATGACAACGACCACATCACCTAGAGAAACCACACAGACCACCTTTACGGTTCGCAAGATGACGGGCCGGCGAATGTCTAAGCTATCCACAGTCCTGCTGTTCTGCGCCGCCTTG CTGCTGACCAAGTCCTGCGGCATCCTGGCGCTCAGCGGCGACGGCTTGCCCCAATCCCAGGATGTGGGCCAGGCGGAGCTCTGGAGCgatgccaccaccaccatcattTCGCCCAGCGAGGAGAGCAGCGGATCCGGTGGCTGGGAACTGACCACGGAGGCGGACCCCACCATACCGAGTGAGGAAACTACTGCTGGCAATGAGGAAACCACCGTTTCCGAAGAGGAGACCTCCACGGACGCCTCTGGAGATGTAGAGACCACCACTGCTGCGCCGGAAACATCACCAGCTGACCAGGAGAGCTCTTCCACTCCCGAGGAGACCACTTCCGCTCCCGAAGAGACCACATCCGCTCCCGAGGAGAGCTCTTCCGCTCCCGAAGAGACTACTTCCGCTCCCGAAGAGACCACATCCGCTCCCGAGGAGAGCTCTTCCGCTCCCGAAGCCAGCTCTTCTGCACCCGAGACCACTGCTGCTCCTGAAGAGACCTCCTCCGCTCCTGACCAGACATCATCTGCTCCCGAGGAAAGCTCTGCTGCTCCCGAGGAAACCTCATCCGCACCCGAGCAGACATCTTCCGCTCCCGAAGAAACATCTTCCGCTCCTGCAGAGCCAGAGAGTTCTAGCTCTTCCTCTTCAGCCAGTCCTTCCACGCCGGCAGGTACCACCATTGCACCCACCCCGCCCACTTTCAAATGCCAGACGGCAGGACTGTTTCCGCACATCAGTGGCGATTGCAGCCGTTACCACAACTGCCTGTTGAATCCTGTGCTGCGACAGCTGCAGGACATCGAGCTCACGTGCCCGGAACTGACCGTCTTCTCGCCGAGCCTGGGCAGATGCGTGAGGGACTTGGCCGAGTGCCAGGCGGAGAGCTTCCCGTGCCTGTCCGTGGGCAGATTTGCCGGACTCGATGAGACCTACTACTACAGCTGCGTGGCCAGTTTGCAGGGCGGCTTCCACAAGTTCATTGTGCGCTGCTCCAGTGGCCAGAGGTTCGAGCCCCTGATCGGAGGTTGCTGGCGCTACGACTGGACGCAGATCGTGCCCGGACAGGAGGCGACCGAGATCAGCGACCTGGCTGCCATCAAGCGGGAGCTGAAGCTGTACAAGGCCGAGGCCAAGCTGCGGCTCAAGGCCCAGAAGGAGCAGGAGAAGCTGGCCAAGAAGCAGCAGAAGTTGGAGGAGAAGGCCGCCAAGAAGGCCGCCAAGGAGCAGGCCAAGCAGCAGGCGAAGGCCGAGAAGGACAAGGCCAAGGCCGAGGCCAAGGGCGAGTCCATCGAGAGCGCTGAGTCCGCGGAGTAA
- the LOC117148564 gene encoding S-antigen protein: protein MFKLTMLMGLALVLAPSAIQAKSLCRSSGYFALVDNTPDFYACQSTAYGGYSMRFLRCPAGLVFSSSMAQCVQSIDAFEARDGSNIENPTIPPSNLDESTTNKPATEAPGTTEKPATEAPGTTEKPATDAPGTTEKPATDAPGTTEKPATDAPGTTQEPTTEAPGTTDKPATDAPGTTEKPATDAPGTTEKPATDAPGTTQKPTTDAPGTTENPETTDAPTTDEPSTAETSTDEPNTETTGSGDETTTSDGGVATPEDNVCATTGMFPTGSCSQFIVCSFADGGELKAYTKKCPGEMQFDPSERVCSAYYDCNARN from the coding sequence ATGTTCAAGCTAACGATGCTGATGGGCCTGGCCCTCGTCCTGGCCCCTTCAGCGATCCAGGCCAAGTCCCTGTGCCGCAGCAGCGGCTACTTCGCCCTAGTGGATAACACACCCGACTTCTATGCCTGCCAGTCCACCGCCTACGGTGGCTACTCCATGCGCTTCCTGCGCTGCCCCGCTGGTCTGGTCTTCAGCTCCTCGATGGCCCAGTGCGTCCAGTCCATTGATGCTTTCGAGGCTCGTGATGGCAGCAACATCGAGAACCCCACCATTCCGCCGAGCAACCTGGATGAGAGCACCACCAATAAACCAGCCACTGAGGCACCTGGCACCACTGAGAAACCAGCTACGGAGGCTCCTGGAACCACTGAGAAACCAGCTACGGATGCTCCTGGAACCACTGAAAAGCCCGCCACCGATGCTCCCGGCACCACCGAAAAACCAGCTACTGATGCTCCCGGCACCACGCAAGAACCAACCACGGAGGCACCTGGAACCACTGACAAACCAGCTACGGATGCTCCTGGAACCACCGAAAAGCCCGCCACCGATGCTCCCGGCACCACCGAAAAACCAGCTACTGATGCTCCCGGCACCACGCAAAAACCAACCACGGATGCACCTGGAACCACTGAGAATCCAGAAACTACTGATGCTCCCACTACCGACGAGCCGTCGACCGCTGAGACCAGTACCGATGAGCCCAACACCGAGACCACTGGAAGCGGCGACGAGACGACCACCAGCGACGGCGGGGTAGCCACCCCCGAGGACAATGTGTGCGCCACCACCGGCATGTTCCCGACGGGCAGCTGCTCGCAGTTCATCGTCTGCAGCTTCGCCGACGGGGGCGAGCTGAAGGCCTACACGAAGAAGTGTCCCGGCGAGATGCAGTTCGATCCCTCCGAAAGAGTTTGCTCCGCGTATTACGACTGCAACGCAAGAAACTAA
- the LOC117147583 gene encoding histone-lysine N-methyltransferase 2D isoform X2 — protein sequence MFHMFPRNQLSVMALQRRSASLGLLTLIVASSLAAATAQASVRSGRSPLPAQPADHLVPPPLPVPQRLSHAGAGSPAPPPSPAPIAVPEAGFMTRVARWFGLGGAQSSKDQQLSASNSLSYAYPKPVAGFDAGGKPCSLCNKYPWVPMVGQQQQQQQQPNPQQLNNQLQQHHHHAQQLQVQQQQLQHIPQQQQHPQQIPQQHIPQQQQQPVPQQHATWQLQQPLAQASQQRQRAVQFLPSAGQSVFLPLAVPLPPLYNAQPFRPVVPPLVKENVVAQSEVRPVPVSLPLPTPAPPASTSSFEIVQSHQVTDFVTSVEYPATFVQSHAIDLGSSGSAASQRPSHELALEQELQADISTVRYQLEDLSSGQVHQHLPASQLLTEIGHFAETTTQPPPADNYPAASSQQQLEQEQEQEQEQEQSFYYAEQFQDEASTLLYSTTTELPTTTAPPQPPPAPVIELNNHLAAVHHSHRQGIGRGRETPKRLLDSPINHAPLAGAGGRPFTRDPADLNFRVSQVYTPTQPPTPTSTYGAIDASGQFAGMSPPSPQQVIIPYTTKQRPRPFESWTPLKQQTPHQLHHQPNHHHNHHNHQSNDLEEEPHEQQESKLATATVTAPPNSRRTTKYLTKILATNLRELLKRERETKRLPGQGLGVDISRLQKNIDGWTEQEYNSLSHRPSTPTIRGRSKHIPSEYLTTTTTTPAPLSQRQSKTTRGEGFELGGAPPTDAGDLSTSINNLEQLHLLGERGSKGFQPIEDNRLHFDYYDAQQRPRSTSAMTTISPPSTTTTTNAPPTTTTTVVTPLYVRSTPAPKELWKQAQVAILPQTNEKVYVVTPQPRHQKHHPAEHRDRHVASASAPRPVYQTPAPRFPRMRPTPGEVKSATPTSSSQLRNYTPDIFGLMGLSAYVPAEPVEIIDGNSKVNTIVTAAPTAAALQRPTARPTMSPSPR from the exons ATGTTCCACATGTTCCCGAGAAATCAACTGTCAGTAATG GCTCTCCAACGGCGATCGGCGTCTCTGGGTCTGCTCACCTTGATAGTGGCCTCCTCCCTGGCGGCAGCCACAGCGCAGGCCTCGGTAAGATCGGGCAGATCCCCACTGCCCGCCCAGCCGGCGGATCACCTGGTGCCGCCACCACTGCCCGTTCCCCAGAGACTATCGCACGCCGGAGCGGGTTCTCCAGCGCCTCCTCCATCCCCTGCACCCATTGCCGTGCCCGAAGCCGGCTTCATGACCCGCGTGGCCAGGTGGTTCGGCTTGGGTGGCGCCCAGTCGTCCAAGGATCAGCAGCTGAGTGCCTCCAATTCGCTGAGCTATGCCTATCCGAAGCCAGTTGCCGGCTTCGACGCGGGTGGCAAGCCGTGCAGCCTGTGCAACAAGTATCCTTGGGTGCCCATGGtgggccagcagcagcagcagcagcagcagccgaaTCCCCAGCAGCTGAACAACCAGCTGCAACAGCATCACCATCATGCGCAGCAGCTgcaagtgcagcagcaacaactgcagcacatcccgcagcagcagcagcaccctCAGCAAATACCACAACAGCATAttccgcagcagcagcagcaacccgTCCCGCAGCAACACGCAACatggcagctgcagcagccacTGGCTCAGGCCTCACAGCAACGTCAGCGGGCGGTGCAATTCCTTCCCAGCGCCGGACAGAGTGTCTTCCTGCCCCTGGCGGTGCCACTGCCTCCGCTGTACAATGCCCAGCCATTCCGGCCTGTGGTGCCACCGCTGGTCAAGGAGAACGTAGTGGCCCAGTCGGAAGTGAGACCCGTGCCGGTTTCCCTGCCCCTACCCACTCCTGCTCCGCCAGCCAGCACCTCCAGCTTCGAGATCGTGCAGAGCCACCAGGTGACGGACTTTGTGACGTCCGTGGAATACCCAGCCACGTTCGTGCAGTCCCATGCCATCGATCTCGGCTCAAGCGGATCTGCGGCCAGCCAAAGACCAAGTCATGAGTTGGCCTTGGAGCAGGAACTGCAGGCGGATATCAGTACGGTGCGCTACCAGTTGGAGGATCTGAGCAGTGGTCAGGTGCATCAGCATTTGCCAGCCTCGCAGTTGCTAACGGAGATCGGGCATTTTGCTGAGACCACTACGCAGCCACCGCCGGCGGATAATTATCCAGCGGCCTCGTCGCAACAGCaactggagcaggagcaagagcaggaacaggagcaggagcaatCCTTCTACTATGCGGAGCAGTTTCAGGATGAAGCCAGCACACTGCTATATAGCACCACCACGGAGTTGCCCACCACCACAGCACCACCACAGCCACCACCGGCGCCGGTTATTGAGCTGAATAACCATCTGGCTGCAGTGCATCACTCGCACCGCCAGGGAATCGGCAGGGGCAGGGAAACGCCAAAGCGTCTGCTGGACTCGCCCATCAACCACGCCCCCTTGGCTGGCGCCGGAGGACGACCCTTCACCCGCGATCCAGCCGATCTCAATTTCCGAGTAAGCCAGGTGTACACGCCCACGCAGCCACCAACGCCCACGTCCACGTACGGTGCGATCGATGCCAGTGGACAGTTTGCTGGCATGTCACCACCGAGTCCGCAGCAGGTGATCATACCCTACACCACCAAGCAGCGACCACGCCCCTTCGAGAGCTGGACGCCCCTGAAACAGCAGACTCCACATCAACTACACCATCAGCCGAATCACCACCACAATCACCACAACCACCAAAGCAACGACCTTGAGGAGGAGCCACACGAGCAGCAGGAGTCCAAGCTGGCTACAGCCACCGTGACGGCGCCGCCTAATTCGCGACGCACCACCAAATACCTGACCAAGATCCTGGCCACCAATCTGAGGGAGTTGCTCAAGCGGGAGAGGGAAACGAAGCGGCTGCCTGGTCAAGGATTGGGTGTGGACATCTCCCGGCTGCAGAAGAACATCGATGGCTGGACGGAGCAGGAGTACAACTCGCTGTCGCATCGTCCCAGCACACCCACGATTCGAGGAAGATCCAAGCACATACCGTCCGAGTACCTGACCACCACTACCACAACTCCAGCGCCGTTATCGCAGCGCCAGTCGAAAACCACTCGGGGCGAGGGATTCGAGCTGGGTGGCGCTCCACCCACTGATGCCGGGGATCTGTCCACTTCCATCAACAATCTGGAGCAACTGCATCTGCTCGGCGAGCGGGGATCGAAGGGCTTCCAGCCCATCGAGGACAACCGCCTGCATTTCGACTACTACGATGCCCAGCAGCGACCAAGATCCACGTCGGCCATGACCACCATCAGTCCGCCCAGCACCACAACCACCACCAATGCACCGCCCACCACAACGACCACGGTGGTGACACCGCTCTACGTGCGCAGCACTCCGGCGCCCAAAGAGCTGTGGAAACAGGCCCAGGTGGCCATCCTGCCGCAGACCAACGAGAAGGTGTACGTGGTTACGCCACAGCCACGGCATCAGAAGCACCACCCGGCGGAGCATCGGGATCGCCATGTGGCCTCCGCCTCGGCGCCCAGGCCCGTTTACCAAACGCCAGCGCCGCGGTTTCCAAGGATGCGACCAACTCCAG GCGAAGTGAAgtcggccacgcccaccagctCGTCGCAGCTGCGCAACTATACGCCGGACATCTTCGGGCTGATGGGACTGTCCGCCTATGTGCCCGCAGAGCCCGTGGAGATAATCGACGGAAACTCCAAA GTCAACACGATAGTGACAGCAGCGCCGACGGCGGCGGCACTTCAGCGACCCACAGCGAGGCCCACGATGTCGCCCTCGCCCAGATAG
- the LOC117147583 gene encoding histone-lysine N-methyltransferase 2D isoform X1, whose amino-acid sequence MFHMFPRNQLSVMALQRRSASLGLLTLIVASSLAAATAQASVRSGRSPLPAQPADHLVPPPLPVPQRLSHAGAGSPAPPPSPAPIAVPEAGFMTRVARWFGLGGAQSSKDQQLSASNSLSYAYPKPVAGFDAGGKPCSLCNKYPWVPMVGQQQQQQQQPNPQQLNNQLQQHHHHAQQLQVQQQQLQHIPQQQQHPQQIPQQHIPQQQQQPVPQQHATWQLQQPLAQASQQRQRAVQFLPSAGQSVFLPLAVPLPPLYNAQPFRPVVPPLVKENVVAQSEVRPVPVSLPLPTPAPPASTSSFEIVQSHQVTDFVTSVEYPATFVQSHAIDLGSSGSAASQRPSHELALEQELQADISTVRYQLEDLSSGQVHQHLPASQLLTEIGHFAETTTQPPPADNYPAASSQQQLEQEQEQEQEQEQSFYYAEQFQDEASTLLYSTTTELPTTTAPPQPPPAPVIELNNHLAAVHHSHRQGIGRGRETPKRLLDSPINHAPLAGAGGRPFTRDPADLNFRVSQVYTPTQPPTPTSTYGAIDASGQFAGMSPPSPQQVIIPYTTKQRPRPFESWTPLKQQTPHQLHHQPNHHHNHHNHQSNDLEEEPHEQQESKLATATVTAPPNSRRTTKYLTKILATNLRELLKRERETKRLPGQGLGVDISRLQKNIDGWTEQEYNSLSHRPSTPTIRGRSKHIPSEYLTTTTTTPAPLSQRQSKTTRGEGFELGGAPPTDAGDLSTSINNLEQLHLLGERGSKGFQPIEDNRLHFDYYDAQQRPRSTSAMTTISPPSTTTTTNAPPTTTTTVVTPLYVRSTPAPKELWKQAQVAILPQTNEKVYVVTPQPRHQKHHPAEHRDRHVASASAPRPVYQTPAPRFPRMRPTPAGEVKSATPTSSSQLRNYTPDIFGLMGLSAYVPAEPVEIIDGNSKVNTIVTAAPTAAALQRPTARPTMSPSPR is encoded by the exons ATGTTCCACATGTTCCCGAGAAATCAACTGTCAGTAATG GCTCTCCAACGGCGATCGGCGTCTCTGGGTCTGCTCACCTTGATAGTGGCCTCCTCCCTGGCGGCAGCCACAGCGCAGGCCTCGGTAAGATCGGGCAGATCCCCACTGCCCGCCCAGCCGGCGGATCACCTGGTGCCGCCACCACTGCCCGTTCCCCAGAGACTATCGCACGCCGGAGCGGGTTCTCCAGCGCCTCCTCCATCCCCTGCACCCATTGCCGTGCCCGAAGCCGGCTTCATGACCCGCGTGGCCAGGTGGTTCGGCTTGGGTGGCGCCCAGTCGTCCAAGGATCAGCAGCTGAGTGCCTCCAATTCGCTGAGCTATGCCTATCCGAAGCCAGTTGCCGGCTTCGACGCGGGTGGCAAGCCGTGCAGCCTGTGCAACAAGTATCCTTGGGTGCCCATGGtgggccagcagcagcagcagcagcagcagccgaaTCCCCAGCAGCTGAACAACCAGCTGCAACAGCATCACCATCATGCGCAGCAGCTgcaagtgcagcagcaacaactgcagcacatcccgcagcagcagcagcaccctCAGCAAATACCACAACAGCATAttccgcagcagcagcagcaacccgTCCCGCAGCAACACGCAACatggcagctgcagcagccacTGGCTCAGGCCTCACAGCAACGTCAGCGGGCGGTGCAATTCCTTCCCAGCGCCGGACAGAGTGTCTTCCTGCCCCTGGCGGTGCCACTGCCTCCGCTGTACAATGCCCAGCCATTCCGGCCTGTGGTGCCACCGCTGGTCAAGGAGAACGTAGTGGCCCAGTCGGAAGTGAGACCCGTGCCGGTTTCCCTGCCCCTACCCACTCCTGCTCCGCCAGCCAGCACCTCCAGCTTCGAGATCGTGCAGAGCCACCAGGTGACGGACTTTGTGACGTCCGTGGAATACCCAGCCACGTTCGTGCAGTCCCATGCCATCGATCTCGGCTCAAGCGGATCTGCGGCCAGCCAAAGACCAAGTCATGAGTTGGCCTTGGAGCAGGAACTGCAGGCGGATATCAGTACGGTGCGCTACCAGTTGGAGGATCTGAGCAGTGGTCAGGTGCATCAGCATTTGCCAGCCTCGCAGTTGCTAACGGAGATCGGGCATTTTGCTGAGACCACTACGCAGCCACCGCCGGCGGATAATTATCCAGCGGCCTCGTCGCAACAGCaactggagcaggagcaagagcaggaacaggagcaggagcaatCCTTCTACTATGCGGAGCAGTTTCAGGATGAAGCCAGCACACTGCTATATAGCACCACCACGGAGTTGCCCACCACCACAGCACCACCACAGCCACCACCGGCGCCGGTTATTGAGCTGAATAACCATCTGGCTGCAGTGCATCACTCGCACCGCCAGGGAATCGGCAGGGGCAGGGAAACGCCAAAGCGTCTGCTGGACTCGCCCATCAACCACGCCCCCTTGGCTGGCGCCGGAGGACGACCCTTCACCCGCGATCCAGCCGATCTCAATTTCCGAGTAAGCCAGGTGTACACGCCCACGCAGCCACCAACGCCCACGTCCACGTACGGTGCGATCGATGCCAGTGGACAGTTTGCTGGCATGTCACCACCGAGTCCGCAGCAGGTGATCATACCCTACACCACCAAGCAGCGACCACGCCCCTTCGAGAGCTGGACGCCCCTGAAACAGCAGACTCCACATCAACTACACCATCAGCCGAATCACCACCACAATCACCACAACCACCAAAGCAACGACCTTGAGGAGGAGCCACACGAGCAGCAGGAGTCCAAGCTGGCTACAGCCACCGTGACGGCGCCGCCTAATTCGCGACGCACCACCAAATACCTGACCAAGATCCTGGCCACCAATCTGAGGGAGTTGCTCAAGCGGGAGAGGGAAACGAAGCGGCTGCCTGGTCAAGGATTGGGTGTGGACATCTCCCGGCTGCAGAAGAACATCGATGGCTGGACGGAGCAGGAGTACAACTCGCTGTCGCATCGTCCCAGCACACCCACGATTCGAGGAAGATCCAAGCACATACCGTCCGAGTACCTGACCACCACTACCACAACTCCAGCGCCGTTATCGCAGCGCCAGTCGAAAACCACTCGGGGCGAGGGATTCGAGCTGGGTGGCGCTCCACCCACTGATGCCGGGGATCTGTCCACTTCCATCAACAATCTGGAGCAACTGCATCTGCTCGGCGAGCGGGGATCGAAGGGCTTCCAGCCCATCGAGGACAACCGCCTGCATTTCGACTACTACGATGCCCAGCAGCGACCAAGATCCACGTCGGCCATGACCACCATCAGTCCGCCCAGCACCACAACCACCACCAATGCACCGCCCACCACAACGACCACGGTGGTGACACCGCTCTACGTGCGCAGCACTCCGGCGCCCAAAGAGCTGTGGAAACAGGCCCAGGTGGCCATCCTGCCGCAGACCAACGAGAAGGTGTACGTGGTTACGCCACAGCCACGGCATCAGAAGCACCACCCGGCGGAGCATCGGGATCGCCATGTGGCCTCCGCCTCGGCGCCCAGGCCCGTTTACCAAACGCCAGCGCCGCGGTTTCCAAGGATGCGACCAACTCCAG CAGGCGAAGTGAAgtcggccacgcccaccagctCGTCGCAGCTGCGCAACTATACGCCGGACATCTTCGGGCTGATGGGACTGTCCGCCTATGTGCCCGCAGAGCCCGTGGAGATAATCGACGGAAACTCCAAA GTCAACACGATAGTGACAGCAGCGCCGACGGCGGCGGCACTTCAGCGACCCACAGCGAGGCCCACGATGTCGCCCTCGCCCAGATAG
- the LOC117147583 gene encoding histone-lysine N-methyltransferase 2D isoform X3, with protein sequence MFHMFPRNQLSVMALQRRSASLGLLTLIVASSLAAATAQASVRSGRSPLPAQPADHLVPPPLPVPQRLSHAGAGSPAPPPSPAPIAVPEAGFMTRVARWFGLGGAQSSKDQQLSASNSLSYAYPKPVAGFDAGGKPCSLCNKYPWVPMVGQQQQQQQQPNPQQLNNQLQQHHHHAQQLQVQQQQLQHIPQQQQHPQQIPQQHIPQQQQQPVPQQHATWQLQQPLAQASQQRQRAVQFLPSAGQSVFLPLAVPLPPLYNAQPFRPVVPPLVKENVVAQSEVRPVPVSLPLPTPAPPASTSSFEIVQSHQVTDFVTSVEYPATFVQSHAIDLGSSGSAASQRPSHELALEQELQADISTVRYQLEDLSSGQVHQHLPASQLLTEIGHFAETTTQPPPADNYPAASSQQQLEQEQEQEQEQEQSFYYAEQFQDEASTLLYSTTTELPTTTAPPQPPPAPVIELNNHLAAVHHSHRQGIGRGRETPKRLLDSPINHAPLAGAGGRPFTRDPADLNFRVSQVYTPTQPPTPTSTYGAIDASGQFAGMSPPSPQQVIIPYTTKQRPRPFESWTPLKQQTPHQLHHQPNHHHNHHNHQSNDLEEEPHEQQESKLATATVTAPPNSRRTTKYLTKILATNLRELLKRERETKRLPGQGLGVDISRLQKNIDGWTEQEYNSLSHRPSTPTIRGRSKHIPSEYLTTTTTTPAPLSQRQSKTTRGEGFELGGAPPTDAGDLSTSINNLEQLHLLGERGSKGFQPIEDNRLHFDYYDAQQRPRSTSAMTTISPPSTTTTTNAPPTTTTTVVTPLYVRSTPAPKELWKQAQVAILPQTNEKVYVVTPQPRHQKHHPAEHRDRHVASASAPRPVYQTPAPRFPRMRPTPAGEVKSATPTSSSQLRNYTPDIFGLMGLSAYVPAEPVEIIDGNSKVNRNSPRLDM encoded by the exons ATGTTCCACATGTTCCCGAGAAATCAACTGTCAGTAATG GCTCTCCAACGGCGATCGGCGTCTCTGGGTCTGCTCACCTTGATAGTGGCCTCCTCCCTGGCGGCAGCCACAGCGCAGGCCTCGGTAAGATCGGGCAGATCCCCACTGCCCGCCCAGCCGGCGGATCACCTGGTGCCGCCACCACTGCCCGTTCCCCAGAGACTATCGCACGCCGGAGCGGGTTCTCCAGCGCCTCCTCCATCCCCTGCACCCATTGCCGTGCCCGAAGCCGGCTTCATGACCCGCGTGGCCAGGTGGTTCGGCTTGGGTGGCGCCCAGTCGTCCAAGGATCAGCAGCTGAGTGCCTCCAATTCGCTGAGCTATGCCTATCCGAAGCCAGTTGCCGGCTTCGACGCGGGTGGCAAGCCGTGCAGCCTGTGCAACAAGTATCCTTGGGTGCCCATGGtgggccagcagcagcagcagcagcagcagccgaaTCCCCAGCAGCTGAACAACCAGCTGCAACAGCATCACCATCATGCGCAGCAGCTgcaagtgcagcagcaacaactgcagcacatcccgcagcagcagcagcaccctCAGCAAATACCACAACAGCATAttccgcagcagcagcagcaacccgTCCCGCAGCAACACGCAACatggcagctgcagcagccacTGGCTCAGGCCTCACAGCAACGTCAGCGGGCGGTGCAATTCCTTCCCAGCGCCGGACAGAGTGTCTTCCTGCCCCTGGCGGTGCCACTGCCTCCGCTGTACAATGCCCAGCCATTCCGGCCTGTGGTGCCACCGCTGGTCAAGGAGAACGTAGTGGCCCAGTCGGAAGTGAGACCCGTGCCGGTTTCCCTGCCCCTACCCACTCCTGCTCCGCCAGCCAGCACCTCCAGCTTCGAGATCGTGCAGAGCCACCAGGTGACGGACTTTGTGACGTCCGTGGAATACCCAGCCACGTTCGTGCAGTCCCATGCCATCGATCTCGGCTCAAGCGGATCTGCGGCCAGCCAAAGACCAAGTCATGAGTTGGCCTTGGAGCAGGAACTGCAGGCGGATATCAGTACGGTGCGCTACCAGTTGGAGGATCTGAGCAGTGGTCAGGTGCATCAGCATTTGCCAGCCTCGCAGTTGCTAACGGAGATCGGGCATTTTGCTGAGACCACTACGCAGCCACCGCCGGCGGATAATTATCCAGCGGCCTCGTCGCAACAGCaactggagcaggagcaagagcaggaacaggagcaggagcaatCCTTCTACTATGCGGAGCAGTTTCAGGATGAAGCCAGCACACTGCTATATAGCACCACCACGGAGTTGCCCACCACCACAGCACCACCACAGCCACCACCGGCGCCGGTTATTGAGCTGAATAACCATCTGGCTGCAGTGCATCACTCGCACCGCCAGGGAATCGGCAGGGGCAGGGAAACGCCAAAGCGTCTGCTGGACTCGCCCATCAACCACGCCCCCTTGGCTGGCGCCGGAGGACGACCCTTCACCCGCGATCCAGCCGATCTCAATTTCCGAGTAAGCCAGGTGTACACGCCCACGCAGCCACCAACGCCCACGTCCACGTACGGTGCGATCGATGCCAGTGGACAGTTTGCTGGCATGTCACCACCGAGTCCGCAGCAGGTGATCATACCCTACACCACCAAGCAGCGACCACGCCCCTTCGAGAGCTGGACGCCCCTGAAACAGCAGACTCCACATCAACTACACCATCAGCCGAATCACCACCACAATCACCACAACCACCAAAGCAACGACCTTGAGGAGGAGCCACACGAGCAGCAGGAGTCCAAGCTGGCTACAGCCACCGTGACGGCGCCGCCTAATTCGCGACGCACCACCAAATACCTGACCAAGATCCTGGCCACCAATCTGAGGGAGTTGCTCAAGCGGGAGAGGGAAACGAAGCGGCTGCCTGGTCAAGGATTGGGTGTGGACATCTCCCGGCTGCAGAAGAACATCGATGGCTGGACGGAGCAGGAGTACAACTCGCTGTCGCATCGTCCCAGCACACCCACGATTCGAGGAAGATCCAAGCACATACCGTCCGAGTACCTGACCACCACTACCACAACTCCAGCGCCGTTATCGCAGCGCCAGTCGAAAACCACTCGGGGCGAGGGATTCGAGCTGGGTGGCGCTCCACCCACTGATGCCGGGGATCTGTCCACTTCCATCAACAATCTGGAGCAACTGCATCTGCTCGGCGAGCGGGGATCGAAGGGCTTCCAGCCCATCGAGGACAACCGCCTGCATTTCGACTACTACGATGCCCAGCAGCGACCAAGATCCACGTCGGCCATGACCACCATCAGTCCGCCCAGCACCACAACCACCACCAATGCACCGCCCACCACAACGACCACGGTGGTGACACCGCTCTACGTGCGCAGCACTCCGGCGCCCAAAGAGCTGTGGAAACAGGCCCAGGTGGCCATCCTGCCGCAGACCAACGAGAAGGTGTACGTGGTTACGCCACAGCCACGGCATCAGAAGCACCACCCGGCGGAGCATCGGGATCGCCATGTGGCCTCCGCCTCGGCGCCCAGGCCCGTTTACCAAACGCCAGCGCCGCGGTTTCCAAGGATGCGACCAACTCCAG CAGGCGAAGTGAAgtcggccacgcccaccagctCGTCGCAGCTGCGCAACTATACGCCGGACATCTTCGGGCTGATGGGACTGTCCGCCTATGTGCCCGCAGAGCCCGTGGAGATAATCGACGGAAACTCCAAAGTAAATCGCAACTCACCTCGTCTAGACATGTAA